The following proteins come from a genomic window of Botrytis cinerea B05.10 chromosome 14, complete sequence:
- the Bcpmi40 gene encoding Bcpmi40, giving the protein MQVPLIRLQCGVNSYDWGKVGSDSAAAKFAAATPADDFSIQEEKPYAELWMGTHPSNPSKDLTTKRTLLDLVQDNQALLSKDVSDKFGEKLPFLFKVLSIGKALSIQAHPNKKLAEQLHQKDSKNYPDDNHKPEMTIAITPFDGLCGFRPLAEISHFLSTIPSLRKLVGESEVEEFQSAIKGQETSEASEDEKKNKKALQKVFTALMNAEKEDVENASKELVASAEEEGDNFAGGGGPSNEGKELADLVIRLNKQFPGDVGLFVQFFLNYVKLEVGEAMFLKADDIHAYLSGDIIECMAASDNVVRAGFTPKFKDVDTLTSMLTYSYAPISEQKMEPVDYPYATLNATAYSSGSSATLYDPPIAEFSVVKTDLNKKGAKATFEQIAGPSIFICTTGNGKISVGPKVEEVKPGYVYFVGATAEVVLEAEDEEFTTFKAFCELQGKEDADGKEKL; this is encoded by the exons ATGCAAGTTCCATTAATTAGGCTTCAATGCGGAGTCAATAGCTACGATTGGGGTAAGGTAGGAAGTGATTCAGCGGCTGCAAAATTTGCTGCTGCTACACCTGCCGATGATTTTTCGATTCAAGAAGAGAAGCCATATGCTGAA TTGTGGATGGGCACACatccttcaaatccttcCAAGGACCTTACCACAAAACGAACACTCCTCGATCTGGTTCAAGACAATCAAGCACTCCTGTCTAAAGATGTCAGTGATAAATTCGGCGAGAAATTGCCTTTTCTATTCAAAGTCCTTTCGATAGGAAAGGCACTCAGCATTCAAGCGCATCCAAATAAGAAACTCGCGGAACAGTTACATCAGAAGGACAGCAAAAATTACCCCGACGATAATCACAAACCTGAAATGACAATTGCTATTACACCGTTTGACGGGCTCTGCGGATTTAGACCTCTTGCAGAAATCTCCCATTTCCTTTCAACGATTCCATCATTACGGAAATTAGTTGGGGAGTCCGAAGTGGAAGAATTCCAGTCCGCTATCAAGGGACAAGAAACATCGGAAGCATCAGAGGacgagaaaaagaacaagaaagcGCTGCAAAAAGTTTTCACTGCGTTGATGAATgcggagaaagaagatgttgagaacGCTAGTAAGGAATTAGTTGCTTCCgcggaagaagaaggagacaATTTCGCTGGAGGAGGGGGTCCATCAAATGAAGGGAAGGAACTGGCAGATCTTGTCATCAGATTGAATAAACAATTTCCAGGGGATGTTGGACTATTCGTACAGTTCTTCCTGAACTACGTCAAACTCGAAGTCGGAGAAGCAATGTTCTTGAAGGCAGATGATATCCACGCATACTTGAGTGGCGATATTATTGAATGTATGGCTGCATCCGATAACGTAGTCCGAGCTGGTTTCACACCAAAATTCAAGGACGTCGATACTTTGACTTCAATGTTGACTTACTCATATGCGCCTATCTCCGAACAAAAGATGGAACCAGTGGATTATCCATATGCCACTCTCAATGCGACTGCATATTCTTCTGGATCGTCAGCGACACTCTATGATCCACCTATTGCAGAGTTCAGCGTGGTGAAGACTGATCTTAATAAGAAGGGGGCAAAAGCAACATTCGAACAAATTGCCGGCCCTAGCATATTCATTTGTACGACTGGAAATGGTAAGATTAGCGTCGGACCTAAGGTCGAGGAAGTTAAACCTGGGTATGTCTACTTTGTTGGAGCTACAGCAGAGGTAGTTCTTGAGGCcgaggatgaagaatttACCACATTCAAGGCATTTTGTGAATTGCAAGGCAAAGAAGATGCggatggaaaggagaagcTCTAA
- the Bcssn3 gene encoding Bcssn3, with translation MALCSELSHMNVIRLIEIILEDKCIFMVFEYAEHDLLQIIHHHTQPTRHPIPAPTVKSIMFQLLNGCQYLHANWVLHRDLKPANIMVSSAGEVKIGDLGLARLFNKPLHSLFSGDKVVVTIWYRAPELLLGSKHYTPAIDMWAIGCIFAELLSLRPIFKGEEAKMDSKKTVPFQRNQMQKIVDIMGLPTKEKWAHLVHMPEYSQLSTLSASGHAKAGYSSLEKWYYQTINSSPTSVPVSNSSLGGEGYKLLSSLLEYDPEKRLTAQAALTHPFFSTGDKVSANVFEGVKTEYPHRRVSQDDNDIRTGSLPGTKRSGLPDDSRPAKRLKE, from the coding sequence ATGGCATTGTGTTCAGAATTGAGTCACATGAACGTCATCCGCCTCATTGAGATTATCCTCGAAGACAAGTGTATCTTCATGGTGTTTGAGTATGCCGAACATGACCTTCTCCAAATTATCCACCATCATACCCAACCTACCCGCCATCCCATTCCTGCTCCAACAGTTAAATCCATAATGTTCCAACTTCTCAATGGCTGCCAGTACCTTCATGCAAATTGGGTACTTCATCGTGATCTCAAGCCCGCCAATATCATGGTATCTTCCGCAGGAGAAGTGAAAATTGGCGATTTGGGACTTGCTCGACTTTTCAACAAACCATTACATTCGCTATTCTCTGGTGACAAAGTTGTAGTTACGATATGGTATCGAGCCCCGGAACTCCTACTGGGTTCAAAGCATTACACACCGGCTATTGATATGTGGGCTATTGGGTGCATTTTTGCtgaacttctctctctcagaCCAATCTTTAAAGGCGAAGAAGCGAAAATGGATAGTAAGAAAACGGTACCATTCCAAAGGAATCAAATGCAAAAGATTGTCGATATAATGGGATTACCAACCAAGGAAAAATGGGCACATCTAGTACATATGCCGGAATACTCACAACTCTCCACACTCTCAGCCAGTGGACATGCAAAAGCTGGATACTCAAGTTTGGAGAAGTGGTATTATCAAACCATCAATTCATCTCCTACCTCGGTCCCAGTATCGAATTCAAGTTTGGGTGGTGAGGGGTACAAGCTATTGAGCAGCTTACTTGAATATGACCCTGAAAAACGATTAACAGCGCAAGCAGCATTAACACATCCATTTTTCAGCACAGGGGACAAAGTTAGTGCAAACGTCTTTGAGGGGGTCAAAACAGAATATCCGCACAGGAGGGTTAGTCaggatgataatgatattcGAACGGGAAGTCTACCTGGCACAAAGAGAAGTGGGTTGCCGGACGATTCAAGACCAGCGAAAAGATTAAAGGAATAA
- the Bcsgf29 gene encoding Bcsgf29, whose protein sequence is MRFQLPYLTFTSIWICSFHYTIRRSTYSSFEVGAGQNTHNPNRKSRTLIDELKLTDGYHEKIMSASTAGRRQARGGVRSGTHERGEEIALWTEITQALAKIKAEEKIFEANIPEAIISKETAIAEQIKIGLPPTMAAIEELDIQIREGVKVSESTAVALRQTIEKLSILLALIKGNEAERGSNSRESHGRSSVTDDVGSTDSPVPSPAENKHVRKMGNGRTSSLPPKGKDTPRKSENEESSTSTNTGIAAGANTSNTSTTSGTSGTKKIEFSKGQEVAFKPRPGSPFTEMDWIQGKVAKVIGDGKSRRYRVEDVAPDEGNKSSILTSASSMCPIPPDDAILGPYEVGKRVLALYPETTTFYRAEVKAMLDDGNRVRLIFDGDEDSTKEVERRFVLDHSG, encoded by the exons ATGCGTTTTCAATTGCCATATTTaactttcacttcaatttgGATTTGTAGCTTCCATTACACGATCAGACGCTCGACTTATTCCTCATTTGAAGTAGGTGCGGGTCAGAATACCCACAACCCAA ATAGAAAAAGTCGGACCCTGATCGATGAACTCAAGTTGACAGACGGGTACCACGAGAAGATAATGTCTGCCTCAACTGCTGGTCGACGTCAAGCGCGTGGTGGAGTTCGCTCAGGAACACATGAGAGGGGCGAAGAAATAGCCTTATGGACCGAGATCACTCAAGCTCTGGCCAAAATCAAAGCAGAAGAGAAAATCTTTGAAGCCAATATCCCGGAAGCCATCATCTCTAAAGAGACCGCCATAGCTGAACAAATCAAGATTGGTTTAC CACCTACCATGGCCGCAATAGAAGAGCTCGACATACAAATTCGAGAAGGCGTGAAAGTCTCCGAGTCCACAGCAGTAGCCCTACGACAAACCATTGAAAAATTGTCGATCCTTCTAGCCTTGATCAAAGGCAACGAAGCAGAGCGAGGTTCCAATTCCCGCGAATCTCATGGAAGATCTAGCGTTACCGATGATGTAGGATCTACCGACTCGCCTGTTCCTTCTCCAGCAGAAAACAAACATGTTCGAAAGATGGGAAATGGCAGAACCAGCAGTTTACCTCCGAAGGGAAAAGACACTCCTAGAAAATCTGAGAATGAAGAGTCTAGTACTAGTACCAATACTGGTATCGCTGCTGGTGCCAATACTAGTAATACATCCACAACTTCTGGTACTAGTGGCACAAAGAAAATCGAATTCTCCAAGGGACAAGAAGTGGCATTTAAACCGAGACCTGGTTCTCCCTTTACTGAAATGGATTGGATTCAAGGAAAGGTCGCAAAAGTTATTGGTGACGGCAAGAGTCGCAGATACAGAGTTGAAGATGTGGCTCCTGATGAAGGGAATAAATCCTCAATTCTTACCTCCGCATCTTCTATGTGCCCAATTCCACCAGATGACGCCATCCTTGGACCCTACGAAGTTGGAAAGCGTGTCCTCGCTCTTTATCCCGAGACTACTACATTTTACCGAGCGGAAGTCAAAGCAATGCTTGATGATGGCAATAGAGTCAGGTTAATATTTGACGGAGATGAGGATTCTACAAAGGAAGTTGAACGGCGATTTGTCCTTGATCATTCAGGTTAG
- the Bcrib1 gene encoding Bcrib1, protein MPDLNATSSTRPQEWSNTPHESSDEVPSLPPFYSPRPIPVSRAISELDLNQLDVSSLSLTHPDRSQLDHPDDTFSQRSDHNESLPDLVSPAFTPPSTPGTSTPSSLAHRPARSVPVDSSTPAGGCGSKRPKLLEKLPEVNCVVRARIPTTTGTEMFLHLYQNDEDNKEHLAIVFGNKIRSQSLDAVREGETEMDRLIRGAYTGRLFPGRTTSSMPPSATDREKQEQKAEAPLVRIHSECYTGETVWSARCDCGEQLDEAARLMSLPDASGRAAGGIIIYLRQEGRGIGLGEKLKAYNLQDLGSDTVEANLLLRHPADARSYGLATAMLKDLGVEEIKLLTNNPDKIRAVEGPNREVVVKERVAMVPLAWSGKTGGIRSQEVGGYLKTKIEKMGHMLQMNEAS, encoded by the exons ATGCCGGACCTCAACGCGACATCATCTACTCGTCCTCAAGAATGGAGCAATACCCCTCATGAATCGTCAGATGAAGTCCCCTCGCTCCCACCCTTCTATTCACCTCGCCCAATACCAGTCTCGCGCGCAATCTCTGAACTTGATTTGAATCAACTCGACGTATCTAGtctctcactcactcatccTGATCGCTCTCAACTAGATCATCCTGATGACACATTCTCGCAGCGTTCCGATCACAATGAATCGTTACCCGATCTCGTCTCCCCAGCCTTCACACCCCCTTCCACACCCGGCACATCCACACCTTCATCTCTTGCACATCGTCCTGCGAGATCAGTGCCTGTAGACTCGAGTACACCAGCTGGAGGATGTGGTTCGAAGAGGCCAAAACTATTAGAGAAACTACCAGAAGTTAATTGTGTAGTTCGCGCACGAATTCCTACAACTACTGGAACAGAAATGTTTCTACATCTATATCAAAACGACGAGGATAATAAAGAGCATTTAGCCATAGTGTTCGGAAACAAAATACGAAGTCAAAGTTTGGATGCTGTGCGAGAAGGAGAAACGGAAATGGATAGGCTGATACGTGGAGCATACACGGGAAGATTATTTCCAGGTCGCACTACAAGTAGCATGCCTCCTTCGGCGACGGATCGAGAAAAGCAAGAACAGAAGGCCGAGGCACCACTGGTTAGAATTCATTCGGAATGTTATACGGGAGAGACTGTGTGGTCTGCAAGATGCGATTGCGGTGAGCAATTGGATGAAGCTGCAAGATTAATGTCTTTACCAGATGCGTCAGGGCGAGCCGCGGGTGGgattataatctatttgcGACAAGAGGGAAGAGGTATTGGCTTGGGAGAGAAACTGAAGGCGTACAATTTACAGGACTTGGGATCTGATACTGTGGAAGCAAATTTACTTTTGAGACATCCGGCAGATGCTAGAAGTTATGGATTGGCAACTGCtatgttgaaagatttagGAGTTGAGGAAATCAAACTTTTGACGAACAATCCGGATAAGATACGAGCAGTGGAAGGGCCAAATAGAGAAGTGGTGGTAAAGGAGAGAGTCGCCATGGTTCCTTTGGCTTGGAGTGGAAAGACCGGTGGAATTCGCAGTCAAGAGGTAGGTGGGTATCTAAAAACTAAG ATTGAGAAGATGGGACACATGCTTCAAATGAACGAAGCATCATGA
- the Bcsgf29 gene encoding Bcsgf29, with product MSASTAGRRQARGGVRSGTHERGEEIALWTEITQALAKIKAEEKIFEANIPEAIISKETAIAEQIKIGLPPTMAAIEELDIQIREGVKVSESTAVALRQTIEKLSILLALIKGNEAERGSNSRESHGRSSVTDDVGSTDSPVPSPAENKHVRKMGNGRTSSLPPKGKDTPRKSENEESSTSTNTGIAAGANTSNTSTTSGTSGTKKIEFSKGQEVAFKPRPGSPFTEMDWIQGKVAKVIGDGKSRRYRVEDVAPDEGNKSSILTSASSMCPIPPDDAILGPYEVGKRVLALYPETTTFYRAEVKAMLDDGNRVRLIFDGDEDSTKEVERRFVLDHSG from the exons ATGTCTGCCTCAACTGCTGGTCGACGTCAAGCGCGTGGTGGAGTTCGCTCAGGAACACATGAGAGGGGCGAAGAAATAGCCTTATGGACCGAGATCACTCAAGCTCTGGCCAAAATCAAAGCAGAAGAGAAAATCTTTGAAGCCAATATCCCGGAAGCCATCATCTCTAAAGAGACCGCCATAGCTGAACAAATCAAGATTGGTTTAC CACCTACCATGGCCGCAATAGAAGAGCTCGACATACAAATTCGAGAAGGCGTGAAAGTCTCCGAGTCCACAGCAGTAGCCCTACGACAAACCATTGAAAAATTGTCGATCCTTCTAGCCTTGATCAAAGGCAACGAAGCAGAGCGAGGTTCCAATTCCCGCGAATCTCATGGAAGATCTAGCGTTACCGATGATGTAGGATCTACCGACTCGCCTGTTCCTTCTCCAGCAGAAAACAAACATGTTCGAAAGATGGGAAATGGCAGAACCAGCAGTTTACCTCCGAAGGGAAAAGACACTCCTAGAAAATCTGAGAATGAAGAGTCTAGTACTAGTACCAATACTGGTATCGCTGCTGGTGCCAATACTAGTAATACATCCACAACTTCTGGTACTAGTGGCACAAAGAAAATCGAATTCTCCAAGGGACAAGAAGTGGCATTTAAACCGAGACCTGGTTCTCCCTTTACTGAAATGGATTGGATTCAAGGAAAGGTCGCAAAAGTTATTGGTGACGGCAAGAGTCGCAGATACAGAGTTGAAGATGTGGCTCCTGATGAAGGGAATAAATCCTCAATTCTTACCTCCGCATCTTCTATGTGCCCAATTCCACCAGATGACGCCATCCTTGGACCCTACGAAGTTGGAAAGCGTGTCCTCGCTCTTTATCCCGAGACTACTACATTTTACCGAGCGGAAGTCAAAGCAATGCTTGATGATGGCAATAGAGTCAGGTTAATATTTGACGGAGATGAGGATTCTACAAAGGAAGTTGAACGGCGATTTGTCCTTGATCATTCAGGTTAG
- the Bcarf3 gene encoding Bcarf3 has product MGGAISKMMGKIFGSKEMRLLMLGLDAAGKTTILYKLKLGQDVTTIPTVGFNVETVTYKNVKFNVWDVGGQDKIRPLWRHYFSGTQGLIFVIDSSDRARIAEAQQELHRIINDREMQDSLLLVFANKQDIAGAMKPPEVTEQLKLNELRNKVWFVVPSCATTGEGLMEGLAWLSKTIEGRPAPQTK; this is encoded by the exons ATGGGAGGAGctatttcaaaaatgatgGGCAAGATCTTCGGATCCAAGGAAATGCGCCTGTTGATGTTAGGCCTCGATGCTGCCGGAAAGACAACCATTCTCTACAAATTGAAGTTGGGTCAAGATGTTACTACAATTCCTACTGTTGGTTTCAACGTTGAGACGGTGACATACAAGAATGTCAAATTTAATGTCTGGGACGTGGGTGGACAAGATAAGATCAGACCTCTTTGGAGACATTACTTCAGTG GTACTCAAGGACTTATCTTTGTGATCGATTCCAGTGACAGAGCACGCATAGCAGAAGCACAACAAGAGTTACATCGCATTATCAATGACAGAGAAATGCAAGATTCATTACTCCTAGTCTTTGCGAACAAGCAGGATATTGCAGGAG CCATGAAGCCACCTGAGGTCACAGAGCAACTTAAGTTGAACGAATTGAGGAACAAGGTCTGGTTCGTAGTACCAAGTTGTGCTACTACCGGCGAGGGGTTAATGGAAGGACTG GCTTGGCTTTCGAAAACAATTGAAGGAAGACCCGCTCCACAAACGAAATAA
- the Bcssn3 gene encoding Bcssn3: MYPTRRPPPFYTPSSTAERSANPNLGYQSKVRVIDRYKVIGFISSGTYGRVYKAVGRDGRPGEFAIKKFKPDKEGEQIQYTGISQSAVREMALCSELSHMNVIRLIEIILEDKCIFMVFEYAEHDLLQIIHHHTQPTRHPIPAPTVKSIMFQLLNGCQYLHANWVLHRDLKPANIMVSSAGEVKIGDLGLARLFNKPLHSLFSGDKVVVTIWYRAPELLLGSKHYTPAIDMWAIGCIFAELLSLRPIFKGEEAKMDSKKTVPFQRNQMQKIVDIMGLPTKEKWAHLVHMPEYSQLSTLSASGHAKAGYSSLEKWYYQTINSSPTSVPVSNSSLGGEGYKLLSSLLEYDPEKRLTAQAALTHPFFSTGDKVSANVFEGVKTEYPHRRVSQDDNDIRTGSLPGTKRSGLPDDSRPAKRLKE, from the exons ATGTATCCTACAAGAAGACCTCCTCCATTCTACACCCCTAGTA GTACAGCTGAAAGATCAGCCAATCCTAATTTGGGGTATCAAAGCAAAGTTCGAGTTATTGATCGATACAAAGTCATCGGCTTCATTAGTTCTGGTACATATGGACGAGTTTACAAAGCAGTTGGGCGAGATGGACGACCTGGGGAATTTGCCatcaaaaaattcaaaccAG ACAAGGAAGGGGAACAGATCCAATATACGGGTATCTCACAATCAGCAGTTCGAGAGATGGCATTGTGTTCAGAATTGAGTCACATGAACGTCATCCGCCTCATTGAGATTATCCTCGAAGACAAGTGTATCTTCATGGTGTTTGAGTATGCCGAACATGACCTTCTCCAAATTATCCACCATCATACCCAACCTACCCGCCATCCCATTCCTGCTCCAACAGTTAAATCCATAATGTTCCAACTTCTCAATGGCTGCCAGTACCTTCATGCAAATTGGGTACTTCATCGTGATCTCAAGCCCGCCAATATCATGGTATCTTCCGCAGGAGAAGTGAAAATTGGCGATTTGGGACTTGCTCGACTTTTCAACAAACCATTACATTCGCTATTCTCTGGTGACAAAGTTGTAGTTACGATATGGTATCGAGCCCCGGAACTCCTACTGGGTTCAAAGCATTACACACCGGCTATTGATATGTGGGCTATTGGGTGCATTTTTGCtgaacttctctctctcagaCCAATCTTTAAAGGCGAAGAAGCGAAAATGGATAGTAAGAAAACGGTACCATTCCAAAGGAATCAAATGCAAAAGATTGTCGATATAATGGGATTACCAACCAAGGAAAAATGGGCACATCTAGTACATATGCCGGAATACTCACAACTCTCCACACTCTCAGCCAGTGGACATGCAAAAGCTGGATACTCAAGTTTGGAGAAGTGGTATTATCAAACCATCAATTCATCTCCTACCTCGGTCCCAGTATCGAATTCAAGTTTGGGTGGTGAGGGGTACAAGCTATTGAGCAGCTTACTTGAATATGACCCTGAAAAACGATTAACAGCGCAAGCAGCATTAACACATCCATTTTTCAGCACAGGGGACAAAGTTAGTGCAAACGTCTTTGAGGGGGTCAAAACAGAATATCCGCACAGGAGGGTTAGTCaggatgataatgatattcGAACGGGAAGTCTACCTGGCACAAAGAGAAGTGGGTTGCCGGACGATTCAAGACCAGCGAAAAGATTAAAGGAATAA